The following coding sequences are from one Eptesicus fuscus isolate TK198812 chromosome 7, DD_ASM_mEF_20220401, whole genome shotgun sequence window:
- the SH3BP1 gene encoding SH3 domain-binding protein 1 translates to MMKRQLHRMRQLAHTGSLGRTPETETAEFLGEDLQQVEQRLEPAKRAAHNVHKRLQACLQGQSGSDMDKRVKKLPLMALSTTMAESFKELDPDSSMGKALEMSCAIQNQLARILAEFEMTLERDVLQPLNRLSEEELPAILKHKKSLQKLVSDWNTLKSRLSQAAKNSGSGQGLGGGPGSYSHNATANKVETLKEEEEELKRKVEQCKDEYLADLYHFATKEDSYANYFINLMEIQADYHRKSLSSLDTALAELKENHSQADPSPSMTAAPFSRVYGVSLGAHLQELGRDIALPIEACVLMLLSEGVKEEGLFRLAAGASVLKRLKQTMASDPRSLQEFCSDPHAVAGALKSYLRELPEPLMTFDLYDDWMKAASLKEPRARLEALQEVCSRLPPENFSNLRYLMKFLARLAEDQEVNKMTPSNIAIVLGPNLLWPPEKEGDQAQLDAASVSSIQVVGVVEALIQNADTLFPGDINFNVSGLFPAPTPQDQVSDRPASEELPAIAVPAPAPAPAPAPTLAPVPTKERTESEAPPRPASPKVSRSPPEAAAPAEDMARRTKRPAPARPTMPPPQVSSSRSSPPAPSLSPASGSPVIPRALPRRLVGSSLRAPTVPPPLPPMPPQPVRRQSRRSPASPSQTSPGPASPSPVSLSMPAQVDLGEATEDGGGPEAVDSTPTPTAVPPQPRPRSLASETD, encoded by the exons ATGATGAAGAGGCAGCTGCACCGCATGCGGCAGCTGGCCCACACGGGCAGTTTGGGACG CACCCCGGAGACGGAGACTGCCGAGTTCCTGGGTGAGGACCTCCAGCAG GTGGAGCAGCGGCTGGAGCCAGCCAAGCGAGCGGCCCACAATGTCCACAAGCGACTGCAGGCCTGTCTGCAGGGCCAGAGCGGGTCGGATATGGACAAGCGGGTG aaGAAGCTTCCCCTCATGGCTCTGTCCACCACGATGGCCGAGAGCTTCAAGGAGCTGGACCCCGATTCCAGCATGGG GAAGGCCTTGGAGATGAGCTGTGCCATTCAGAACCAGCTGGCTCGCATCCTGGCCGAGTTTGAGATGACCTTGGAGAGGGATGTCCTGCAGCCACTCAACAGGCTGAGTGAG GAGGAGCTGCCAGCCATCCTCAAGCACAAGAAAAGCCTGCAGAAGCTGGTGTCCGACTGGAATACCCTCAAGAGCAG GCTCAGCCAGGCAGCTAAGAACTCAGGCAGCGGTCAGGGCCTGGGTGGAGGCCCAGGCAGTTACAGCCACAACGCCACGGCCAACAAGGTGGAGAcgctgaaggaggaggaggaggagctgaagaGGAAGGTGGAGCAGTGCAAG GACGAGTACTTGGCCGACCTGTACCACTTTGCCACCAAGGAGGACTCATATGCCAACTACTTCATAAAC CTCATGGAGATTCAGGCCGATTACCATCGCAAGTCTCTGAGCTCGCTGGACACAGCCCTGGCGGAGCTGAAGGAGAACCACAGCCAAGCAG ACCCCTCCCCTTCGATGACGGCCGCCCCCTTCTCCAGGGTGTATGGGGTGTCCCTGGGAGCTCACCTGCAAGAGCTGGGCCGGGACATCGCCCTGCCCATCGAGGCCTGCGTGCTGATGCTGCTCTCTGAGGGCGTGAAGGAAGAG GGCCTCTTCCGTCTCGCCGCTGGGGCCTCGGTGCTGAAGCGCCTCAAGCAGACGATGGCCTCGGACCCCCGCAGCCTGCAGGAGTTCTGCTCTGACCCCCACGCCGTAGCGG GTGCCCTCAAGTCCTATCTGCGGGAGCTCCCCGAGCCCCTGATGACCTTTGACCTCTATGACGATTGGATGAAGGCAGCCAG CCTGAAGGAGCCCAGAGCCCGGCTGGAGGCCCTTCAGGAGGTGTGCAGCCGCCTGCCCCCAGAGAACTTCAGTAACCTCAG GTACCTGATGAAGTTCCTGGCACGTCTGGCCGAGGATCAGGAGGTGAACAAGATGACACCCAGCAACATCGCCATCGTCCTGGGGCCCAACCTGCTGTGGCCCCCCGAGAAGGAAgg GGACCAGGCCCAGCTGGATGCCGCCTCAGTGTCGTCCATCCAGGTGGTGGGCGTGGTGGAAGCTCTGATACAAAACGCAGACACCCTCTTCCCTGGAG ACATCAACTTCAACGTGTCCGGCCtgttcccagcccccaccccccaggaccaGGTCAGCGATAGGCCGGCCTCTGAGGAGCTTCCAGCCATTGCCgtgccggccccggccccggccccggccccagctcCTACCCTGGCCCCAGTGCCTACCAAGGAAAG GACGGAGTCTGAGGCTCCCCCCAGACCGGCCTCCCCCAAGGTCAGCAGGAGCCCCCCAGAGgcagcagccccagcggaggACATGGCTCGGAGGA CCAAACGCCCGGCACCAGCCCGGCCCACCATGCCCCCGCCCCAGGTCTCCAGCAGCcgctcctcccctccagccccatccctgtcccctgCCTCTGGCAGTCCTGTGATCCCCCGGGCTCTGCCTCGCCGTCTGGTTGGCAGCAGCCTCCGGGCCCCCACAGtgccacccccactgccccccatgccCCCCCAGCCTGTCCGGCGCCAGAGCCGGCGTTCACCAGCCTCCCCCAGCCAAACCTCCCCAGGTCCAGCCTCCCCCAGCCCGGTCTCTCTGAGCATGCCTGCCCAGGTggacctgggagaggccacagagGATGGGGGCGGCCCTGAGGCTGTAGacagcacccccactcccacaGCTGTGCCCCCTCAGCCTCGGCCCAGGAGCCTTGCCTCAGAGACCGACTGA
- the PDXP gene encoding chronophin has protein sequence MARCERLCGAALRDVLGRAQGVLFDCDGVLWNGERVVPGAPELVERLAQAGKAALFVSNNSRRARPELALRFARLGFGGLHAEQLFSSALCAARLLCQRLDAPGSVFVLGGEGLRSELRAAGLRLAGDPGEDPGAAPRVRAVLVGYDEHFSFAKLSEACAHLRDPDCLLVATDRDPWHPLSDGSRTPGTGSLAAAVETASGRQALVVGKPSPYMFECITEHFSLDPARMLMVGDRLETDILFGHRCGMTTVLTLTGVSRLEEAQAYLAASQHDLVPHYYVESIADLMEGLEG, from the exons ATGGCGCGCTGCGAGCGGCTGTGCGGCGCGGCCCTGCGCGACGTGCTGGGCCGGGCGCAGGGGGTCCTGTTCGACTGCGACGGGGTGCTCTGGAACGGCGAGCGCGTTGTGCCGGGCGCCCCGGAGCTGGTGGAGCGGCTGGCGCAGGCCGGCAAGGCGGCGCTGTTCGTGAGCAACAACAGCCGGCGCGCGCGGCCGGAGCTGGCCCTCCGCTTCGCGCGCCTCGGCTTCGGTGGGCTGCACGCCGAGCAGCTCTTCAGCTCCGCGCTGTGCGCTGCGCGCTTGCTGTGCCAGCGCCTGGACGCGCCTGGCTCCGTGTTCGTGCTGGGTGGCGAGGGGCTGCGCTCCGAGCTGCGCGCTGCGGGGCTGCGCTTGGCCGGGGACCCCGGCGAAGACCCGGGCGCGGCCCCGCGCGTACGTGCCGTGCTCGTGGGCTACGACGAGCACTTTTCCTTCGCCAAGCTGAGCGAGGCGTGCGCGCACCTGCGCGACCCCGACTGTCTGCTCGTGGCCACCGATCGCGACCCGTGGCACCCGCTCAGCGACGGCAGCCGGACTCCTG GCACGGGGAGCCTGGCTGCCGCGGTGGAGACGGCCTCGGGACGCCAGGCCCTGGTGGTGGGCAAGCCCAGCCCTTACATGTTCGAGTGCATCACGGAGCACTTCAGCCTGGACCCCGCCCGCATGCTCATGGTGGGCGACCGCCTGGAGACCGACATCCTCTTTGGCCACCGCTGTGGCATGACCACCGTGCTCACACTCACGGGCGTGTCGCGCTTGGAGGAGGCCCAGGCCTACCTGGCGGCCAGCCAGCATGACCTGGTGCCCCATTACTATGTGGAGAGCATCGCAGACCTAATGGAAGGGCTGGAGGGCTGA
- the LGALS1 gene encoding galectin-1 has product MACNLVVSNLSLKPGQRLRVQGEIAPEAKSFSLNLGKDDNNMCLHFNPRFNMHGDINTIVCNSKDGGAWGAEQRESAFPFQPGSVAEVCISFDQADLTIQLPDGHSFKFPNRLNLEAINYLTAEGDFMIKCVAFD; this is encoded by the exons ATGGCTTGT AATTTGGTCGTCAGCAACCTGAGTCTCAAACCTGGGCAGCGCCTCCGAGTGCAGGGCGAGATAGCCCCCGAAGCCAAGAG CTTCTCGCTGAACCTGGGCAAAGATGACAACAATATGTGCCTGCACTTCAACCCTCGCTTCAATATGCATGGAGACATCAACACCATTGTGTGTAACAGCAAGGAtggcggggcctggggggctgAGCAGCGGGAGTCTGccttccccttccagcctggaAGTGTTGCAGAg GTGTGCATCTCCTTCGACCAGGCCGACCTGACCATCCAGCTGCCAGATGGACACTCATTCAAGTTCCCCAACCGCCTCAACCTGGAGGCCATCAATTACCTGACAGCTGAAGGTGACTTCATGATCAAGTGTGTGGCCTTTGATTGA